The stretch of DNA CAACCGGCCAACAATTCCTAGGCCCGCTGGCCAGCTCATATGGCCCGCTCAGCCCCCTATAAACGGGCTGGTCCTGGGCTTCCTTTACCCGGCCCACACTGCCCAACCCCGCTCAACCCGCCCCATTTCTGCCCATTTTTCCCAACCTGTCCGGTTCAGCGCCATCACCTCCCAGCCCAACCCGTTCTCAGCCTGTATTGTGGGCTCGGGCTCCCCAACCCGGCCCGACCCGTGCTAAACCGGCCCACAGTCTAGCTCTACCCGTAAGGAGACATAGTTGGACACTTGGACCACCCGTTCCTGACTGGGCCCAAGGAGAGATGAGGGGCAACCCTTCTTAACTCAAGCTTCAGTGCTCTTAACGTGGCTCCGAGACAGCTATGTATTTTGTGCAAATAAACCTTAACCTGGCCCCGAAAAACCCATTTGAGTCTAAAAGCTCGATCTAGCTCAATTGACTCAGCCCAGCCCGAATAAAAGGGCCGTTTTTTTTTGTCTTAGCCTGGCCCAAGCCCACATAGCCCTACCGCGTGACAACCTCTACATCAGATCTTTAGTTTAAAATGATTTTGAGGCCTACTGACATAATAATCATTTAAAACCATGCTAACATTAATTTCGAATTCTTCGATTAGTAAAATTCGAAATCAAACCCTTTTACCACTTTGGAAAATTCCAATGTTACATTAACCTAACCAACTTTGATAGGCACCAAGCCAACAACTCTATGTGACAAGACCTTAAGGACATTTTTGCTTTAGAACAAAAAGCATTAAAATGATGAGAAGAAAAATGCAAATTTTTCATATGCATTGTTTGTAGGCAAAGAGTAAAACAAAGACAAAAAAGATCACATGGCAATGTGCAAATTGCAAGAGATGTTCCACCAAAATATTCTCTATATATATTCTTCTGTTCTCCTCATCAGAATTGATAATGACAGCAAACTTTCAGtacatttgaaattttgaatgcaCCTGCCCTTGTTAATTCTTAACAGTACCATTTATACTGAATATTTCTCAGTTGATTTACTGTCTACAAAAAGAGTTTTACAATTTTCGCGCTAATTACCCGTCACCAAAATGAAAATCCGCCATATTTTTCTTCCCTTGATGCAAAAATACTCGTGATATCGAGTTATCTGATATTGAGCCTCTTCCAGCTAAGAGCTCCTTCTCCTTCTGGGTCCAGCTATGTTCTTTTCCTTAAAAATCTGTAGAGAATGTAAGAAATTTGCAAATGCATGCAATCAAATTAAGAACAGTCGGAAAAAAGTCAATCGTTTGATCACAATCCAGGACTATTTATTGCATTCCGAAAACAGAATTTATGCACTCCTTTTAACTTCATACTTCGGGGTTTTTATTTTGAATGATGAGCTTATCGGCTTATTAATACACTATCATTCTCGGAAAACAGAAAATGACGCAAGTGCATTCTGGCTTAAGCTGTAACTCTGTAAGGCTTCAAAGGGTTTAACATAACCGCATTTTCAGCTGAATTCACGCATAACAACCAGTGGCAGACCCATAAATTATTGTTCTTGGGGTCCCTTAAGAATTTTGACGCTATTAAAAAAATTCGTATTTTTAAAAAGATCAGTATTTTTAAAAAGAACATCAGTAGTTCAGTACAAAAGTTAGGCAAAATGTAAACATATATGATTTCCGGGGTTTTGCGGACCTTGGATGCTCTAAGGACTAAGGTGCATTCGCCAATGACAACGACCAAAATCAGGTTATGCTAATTGATTTTGAGACCGGGTCTCCAACAAATATTACTGTCGAGCACAAATTCAAGGTTAAGACCGTCCTAAGTTAAGACGACACTTGCAACTGATTTAAACAAGGCAAAATAAAAGAAAGGTTGAATTTGAGGGAGGTCTTCACTTTTAAGACGGTCTGAAGCAAGAGCTAATCAATACCGAGTACCATGCTGGGTGAATTTGAGGGAGGTTTCGGAATGCCAATAATGGGTCTCATTAAATTTCAACCATATCCTAGGAAAAGAAGAGAGTTGAACTTACCATCATCTTTTTTCTTCAAGCCTCTTATAAAGAGTGCCATAATGACTATGAATCCCACTACAGCTGTTCCTCCAACAATTATAGCCACAGTTTTTCCAGTATTTTGACCTGACCCTACATTCATATAATcaaatcaaattcatctcaaaatcAACAAATATTAGCCATTGAATCAATGAATATCCTCAACATATTCATATCCCACACTTGCCCATGCTCATGACTTGATTCGATCCCGTTATAAAAGTGTGATGTGGGGTTGCAAGATAAAGCTACACTAGTAGTAGTGTATAAGCTTGACTAGCAGTTAAGACGGAGGTACAATGGAATGGACAATAGTTGTCCAGGTTCGAAACCCCCTCCCGCATATTGTAATACCCATATGACTCATTCGGTCACCACCAGTTAGGACTTAGGACCGTCTCCTGTAAGACTGTTGTATAGTGGTTAAGACAGAGGTACAATGGACAGGTCCAGGTTCGAACCCCCCCTCCCCACGTATTGTTATACCCTTGTGACTCATTCAGCCACCACAAGTTAGGACTTAGGACGGTCTCCCATACGACGAGTCTTGTATTATACCCTTTATTAAATGATATGAATATATGATTATTAGATTAGATACTCCATATGTGATAAGCTTGTAACATACAACTGTCTAAATcaagcaagacctttaaaaaGACCAACTGGCACACTCTAAGAAATAATTTGATTATGTTATCCTTGCAAAATTTAACATTAAACTATAAGGATAGTGTGACTAAACAAACCAACATGCCTAAAACTCAAGGTCCTAGATTTGATCAGCTGCATTTAGATACTACACCATCATATAATGAATATCATTATCTCATAACATTCAATAATTATTGTGTAAAACCGTCTCCTCCGagttaaataaataaatgtatataTACACTCTAAGacgtcttattctataatttgtgatACCATTAGTAACCAATCAAATAACATCTTCAAAACCCGTAAGCATCAAAACTAATTTGTGATAACATTAGTAACCAATCAAATAACATCTTCAAAACCCGTAAGCATGAAAACTGCCCTTAATACTCTAAGACGTCTTATTCTGTAATTTGTGATATTAGTAACCAATCAAATAACATATTCAAAACCCGTAAGCATCAAAACTGCCCTTAATTTACTCTAAGacgtcttattctataatttacGATAAGTAACAAATAAAATAACAGCTTCAAACCCTGTTAACATCAAAACCGCCCTTATACACTCTAACAAGTCTATTCTATGAATTGTGAGAATATTAGTAACCAACTAAATAACAACTTTAAAACCCGTCAGCATCAAAACCGCCCTTAAAACCCGAACaatcaacaaaaaaaaccaacaaaaggAAATTTACCTGAAGAATAACCACCACCAGAAGAAGAATAGCCCTCAGATTTAGCAGGAACACCATTAGGAAAATAGCCATAACTAGCAAAACACTTATACAAATAAACTTGACCAGCTAAAGAACTCCCACATTCAACTTGGGCTTTTTCGACAGCCGATTTAACACAAAGCCCACAATCACTACTCCCTAAATCACCTTGACATTGTCCTAAAACATAAACACCTTGATAAGTAGTACTAGAATACCCATTTCCAGAAACAAGCCCATTTTGCATAACCTGTAATGCAGTATCTCTTCTCATTTCAAAACCAGAACCAGCTACATTAGTTGAACTACATTGCTTAAACAACATTTGCATTCCAGAAATTTCAGGAAACCCAGAAACTTCATATAACATATAACATCCTAATAATTGAATTCTTGCTGCAACAACTTTACCACATAAATTTTGACTTATTTGTGGTAATTTACTAACACAATTGTAACAATCATTGTTGTTTAAATCACCTCTACATTGGTATAAACCTGAAATACTTGACTGGGGTCCACCTGTTGTTGTTTTATAGAATTTGGATCTTGATGATTGTTGGATTAATGTTGTTGTTAATGTTGTTAATGATTGTGAGTAAATATTATTTGGATCTGATAATTGTTTTCCACAACCTTTGTATATTAATGTTGTGTAATCAAGGCTAGATTTGGAAATATTGGTAAAAATTAGTAGTAATATTAGTAAAAGAGTTGATTTTAGtgtttttgaaaatgaaaatgtcattttttttgggtttttttgggATTATAGCATGGTTTTTTTGAGTTGGGTTTTGGAAAAAGATGGTGTCTTTGAAATGGGTTTAGTTCTTGAGAGTTGATGTAAAGAAATTTGGTGTTTTTTTGGGGTTTTAGGGATTAAAACTTGGTTTTTTTAGATGAGTTTTGATAAAAGATGTTATCTTTGAAATGGGGTTTAGTTTTTATGGAGTAAATGTGTAGAAATTtgggatttttttgggttttttgagatGGGTTTTGGTAAAAGATGTTAtctttgaaatgggttttagttCTCAAGTGTAAATATGTAGAAATTTGGtgtttttttggtatttttggggCTTTTTGAGATGGGTTTTGGTAAAAGATGATATCTTTGAAATGGGATTTGGTATAAGTGTTTAAATGAATAGAAATTTGAGGGGGGGTTTTGGTAATTTTTGGGTTTCTTGGGTAAAAAGATGTTATTTTTGAGTGGAAAATGAGAGGTGTGAGGAAATAAGGTGAGTTTTTGAGTTTATTGGGAGAAATTTGGAGTTTTCTTTTTTGGTAAATTTTGGTGTTAAAAAGTGTGGAGTTTTGGGAGGATGAAGAGTAAACTTTGTGCAGCTTTTGAGAGGAAAAAGAGTGAGAAGGAGGTGGGCCCAGGTGGGGGTGGGGTGGCTTTTGAGAGTAGTCTTCTCTTGAAAACAATGCATAATGTAGTAAGAGTATCGTACATAACACAGTAGTATAGTAGCTGTGTGATAAAGCTACGTGATTAATTGAGTACGTACAAATTataaaactaattaattgtacacaaattctttttttttttttttttggtactaaTTGTACACAAATTCTTAAAAGTACTTGTATTGTGACTTGTGAATCTTGTGACCGAATGACCATTACAACTTACAAGTAAGAACAACTTATACATGATTTTAATGATGTATACATCAGGGCATtagtaatactccctccattcaactccacattacacATATTCCTTTTttgtccattcaactccacattacatCTTTCCTTATTTGGTTGTACTTTTAATACTATAATACTATAATGTCACTATTAAGGCCCACTTTTTCAACACAATACTAACACTTTCCATCCCATTGTTGTACTTTTATTACTATAATATActtttcttaatatttgtgcaaaagTGATATATGCAATgttgagttgaatggagggagtagagtTTATTAAGAGATTTGTATGATGATATGACTATTTTTTTAGAGG from Silene latifolia isolate original U9 population chromosome 10, ASM4854445v1, whole genome shotgun sequence encodes:
- the LOC141606858 gene encoding plasmodesmata-located protein 3-like; the encoded protein is MTFSFSKTLKSTLLLILLLIFTNISKSSLDYTTLIYKGCGKQLSDPNNIYSQSLTTLTTTLIQQSSRSKFYKTTTGGPQSSISGLYQCRGDLNNNDCYNCVSKLPQISQNLCGKVVAARIQLLGCYMLYEVSGFPEISGMQMLFKQCSSTNVAGSGFEMRRDTALQVMQNGLVSGNGYSSTTYQGVYVLGQCQGDLGSSDCGLCVKSAVEKAQVECGSSLAGQVYLYKCFASYGYFPNGVPAKSEGYSSSGGGYSSGSGQNTGKTVAIIVGGTAVVGFIVIMALFIRGLKKKDDDF